A DNA window from Limanda limanda chromosome 6, fLimLim1.1, whole genome shotgun sequence contains the following coding sequences:
- the LOC133002932 gene encoding extracellular calcium-sensing receptor-like, giving the protein MTASSPHPSPQLQWSIYCRQICRSYEMHLNMDQNLKGKFPISWDHEDLMLRAKTAASMCWLPRLLARWLSSALSLLLLSAVGRQTGGLEWAQAMTCTRWSALNNKVLSQDGDVILGGLFNLYYIPSAVQQDFIKQPRYEPCTGLDLETLKYLYALAFAVDEINRNSSLLPGVKLGYSIVDGCGRYPWALQDALSLVGGNTRSCSLTATTPQSSSHGQPGDISGKPVPLLIGASSSTTGIILSRTLGPLSIPIISYLATCPCLSDRLKFPNFFRTIPSDIYQARAIARLAIRFHWTWVGAVHEDTAYGQLAMQVFKEEIKGKGVCLDFVETVDTETIVRDARRAALTIQASTARVILIFCWYTDAKKLFLELNERNVTDRQFLASEAWSTSDDLLQDPAVSNVASGVLGVAIQSSTIPGFEKYLRNLHPVRRPHDGFLRDFWEKVFGCSAGGAASFVYYFSSHRVSNGSTSSPAKESVQRASLPPCSGTESLEGLQHPFTDTSQLRVVYNVYLAVYAAAHALHSLLSCSSRDRDISSCSSPDHINPKELLQHLNQVNFTTPQGEMFYFQGADTPAKYDLVNWQKTPEGPMKLVLIGHVDGFDLHLNQSAIQWSRGSNQVPVSVCSESCPPGSRLANRKGEPVCCFDCIQCAEGEISNKIGSPHCDPCPSEFWSNADRTACVPRQLDFLSFNETLGITLTAAAVSGATVTAAVFLVFVYYHQTPMVRANNSELSFLLLLSLKLCFLCSLLFIGRPSVWACRFQQAAFGISFVLCVSCLLVKTMVVLAVFRSARPGAGSLIKWFGPRQQRGSVGLFTCIQVIICAIWLSLSPPVPQQDFGIRGSKVTLRCAMASVVGFSLVLGYIGLLACSCLFLAFLARKLPDNFNEAKLITFSMLIFCAVWVAFVPAYISSPGKYVVAVEIFAILASSYGLLLCIFAPKCFIILLKPEKNTKKHMMAR; this is encoded by the exons ATGACTGCTTCAAGCCCTCATCCGAGTCCTCAGCTCCAGTGGTCCATCTACTGCCGACAGATCTGCAGAAGTTATGAGATGCATCTCAACATGGACCAGAATCTCAAAGGAAAGTTTCCAATATCTTGGGACCATGAAGACCTGATGCTGAGAGCAAA AACAGCTGCGTCCATGTGCTGGTTGCCCCGGCTCCTCGCCCGCTGGCTCTCCtcagctctgtctctgctgctcctcagtgCAGTGGGCAGACAGACGGGGGGTCTGGAGTGGGCTCAGGCGATGACGTGCACCAGGTGGAGCGCACTGAACAACAAGGTCCTCTCTCAGGACGGGGACGTGATCCTTGGTGGACTTTTTAATCTGTATTACATACCTTCAGCTGTACAGCAGGACTTCATCAAGCAGCCACGCTATGAACCATGCACTGG CTTAGATCTGGAGACATTGAAATATTTGTATGCTTTGGCGTTTGCGGTGGATGAAATCAACAGGAACAGCTCCCTGCTGCCGGGAGTCAAGCTGGGCTACAGCATAGTGGACGGCTGCGGCCGCTACCCGTGGGCACTGCAAGATGCACTGTCACTGGTCGGAGGAAACACACGCAGCTGCAGCTTAACAGCAACTACGCCACAGTCTTCATCGCATGGACAACCTGGAGACATAA GTGGGAAGCCTGTTCCTCTGCTGATTGGGGCTTCCTCGTCCACAACAGGGATAATACTGTCCAGGACCCTGGGGCCTCTCTCTATACCAATT aTCAGCTACCTGGCCACCTGCCCCTGTCTGAGTGACCGGCTCAAGTTTCCTAACTTCTTCAGAACGATCCCCAGTGACATTTACCAGGCCAGGGCCATCGCACGACTGGCCATACGCTTCCACTGGACGTGGGTTGGGGCTGTACATGAAGACACTGCCTATGGTCAATTGGCGATGCAG GTATTTAAGGAGGAGATTAAGGGCAAGGGGGTATGTCTGGACTTCGTAGAGACCGTCGACACAGAGACCATTGTGAGAGATGCCAGACGAGCGGCGCTCACAATTCAAGCTTCAACTGCGAGGGTGATTCTCATCTTCTGCTGGTACACTGACGCAAAGAAGCTGTTTCTGGagctaaatgaaagaaat GTGACTGACAGACAGTTTCTGGCCAGTGAGGCCTGGAGCACCAGTGACGATCTCCTCCAGGACCCTGCCGTCTCCAATGTGGCCAGCGGCGTTCTTGGCGTGGCCATCCAAAGTTCAACAATACCCGGGTTTGAAAAATATCTCAGGAATCTGCACCCAGTTCGTCGTCCGCATGACGGATTCTTAAGAGACTTCTGGGAAAAGGTGTTTGGATGCAGTGCAGGGGGGGCTGCATCGTTTGTATATTACTTTTCATCTCATCGTGTATCGAATGGCTCCACTTCATCTCCTGCCAAGGAGTCTGTTCAGAGAGCCTCTCTGCCCCCATGCAGTGGCACAGAGTCTCTGGAGGGGCTGCAGCATCCCTTCACTGACACCTCTCAACTCAGGGTGGTTTATAATGTCTACCTGGCTGTGTATGCCGCAGCCCACGCCCTCCacagcctcctctcctgctccagcagagacagagacatctcATCATGCTCCTCTCCAGATCACATCAATCCAAAAGAG CTGTTGCAGCACTTAAACCAGGTGAACTTTACCACACCACaaggtgaaatgttttatttccaagGAGCCGACACTCCGGCAAAGTATGATCTCGTCAACTGGCAGAAAACTCCAGAGGGGCCAATGAAGCTCGTTCTGATTGGCCACGTGGACGGGTTTGATCTCCACCTTAACCAATCAGCCATTCAGTGGAGCAGGGGATCCAATCAG GTGCCAGTGTCAGTGTGCAGTGAGAGCTGTCCTCCAGGCAGCCGACTGGCCAACAGGAAAGGAGAACCTGTCTGCTGCTTCGACTGTATCCAATGTGCTGAGGGAGAGATTAGCAATAAAATTG GTTCCCCTCACTGTGATCCCTGTCCGTCTGAGTTCTGGTCCAACGCTGATCGAACGGCCTGCGTCCCTCGCCagctggacttcctgtccttTAATGAAACTCTGGGCATTACCCTGACGGCAGCAGCAGTGTCTGGTGCCACGGTGACGGCTGCGGTGTTCCTGGTTTTTGTTTACTACCATCAAACACCCATG GTGCGAGCCAACAACTCAGAgctgagcttcctgctgcttctgtctctgaagctctgcttcctgtgctcGCTGCTGTTCATCGGTCGTCCGTCAGTGTGGGCCTGTCGCTTCCAGCAGGCGGCTTTCGGGATCAGCTTCGtgctttgtgtttcctgcctGCTTGTTAAAACCATGGTGGTTCTGGCTGTTTTCCGTTCAGCTCGGCCCGGTGCTGGATCCTTGATAAAGTGGTTTGGTCCGCGCCAACAGAGAGGAAGTGTCGGCCTCTTCACCTGTATACAG GTTATCATCTGTGCCATATGGCTGTCCCTCAGCCCCCCCGTGCCTCAGCAGGATTTTGGTATccgagggtcaaaggtcaccctGAGGTGTGCAATGGCCTCTGTGGTTGGCTTCTCTCTGGTCCTGGGCTACATCGGCCTGCTGGCCTGCTCCTGCCTCTTCTTGGCTTTTCTCGCCCGGAAACTCCCTGACAACTTCAACGAAGCCAAGCTGATCACCTTCAGCATGCTGATCTTCTGCGCCGTCTGGGTCGCCTTCGTCCCAGCGTACATTAGCTCTCCTGGGAAGTACGTTGTCGCTGTGGAGATTTTTGCGATCCTTGCCTCCAGCTATGGTTTGCTGCTCTGCATTTTTGCCCCGAAATGTTTCATAATTCTCTTGAAGCCTGAGAAAAACACTAAGAAACACATGATGGCCAGATAG
- the LOC133002933 gene encoding extracellular calcium-sensing receptor-like, whose translation MFSKFNLESLISSGVLGVAIRSSTIPGFEKYLRNLHPVRRPHDGFLRDFWEKEFGCSAGGAAPFAYSSSSHRASNGSTSSPAKDSLQRASLPPCSGTESLEGLQHPFTDTSQLRVVNNVYLAVYAAAHALHSLLSCSNRDRDISTCSSPDHINPKELLQHLNQVNFTTPQGEMFYFQGADTPAKYDLVNWQKTPEGPMKLVLIGHVDGFDLHLNQSAIQWSTGSNQVPVSVCSESCPPGSRLANRKGEPVCCFDCILCAEGEISNKIGSPHCDPCPSEFWSNADRTACVPRQLDFLSFNETLGITLTAAAVSGATVTAAVFLVFVYYHQTPMVRANNSELSFLLLLSLKLCFLCSLLFIGHPSVWACRFQQAAFGISFVLCVSCLLVKTMVVLAVFRSAGPGAGSLIKWFGLRQQRGSVGLFTCIQVIICAIWLSLSPPVPQQDFGIRGSKVTLRCAMASLVGFSLVLGYIGLLACSCLFLAFLARKLPDNFNEAKLITFSMLIFCAVWVAFVPAYISSPGKYVVAVEIFAILASSYGLLLCIFAPKCFIILLKPEKNTKKHLMAR comes from the exons ATGTTCTCAAAGTTTAACCTCGAAAGCCTAATTTCCAGCGGCGTTCTTGGCGTGGCCATCCGAAGTTCAACAATACCCGGGTTTGAAAAATATCTCAGGAATCTGCACCCAGTTCGTCGTCCGCATGACGGATTCTTAAGAGACTTCTGGGAAAAGGAGTTTGGATGCAGTGCAGGGGGGGCAGCGCCGTTTGCATATTCCTCTTCATCTCACCGTGCATCGAATGGCTCCACTTCATCTCCTGCTAAGGATTCTCTTCAAAGAGCCTCTCTGCCCCCCTGCAGTGGCACAGAGTCTCTGGAGGGGCTGCAGCATCCCTTCACTGACACCTCTCAGCTCAGGGTGGTTAATAATGTCTACCTGGCTGTGTATGCTGCAGCCCACGCCCTCCAcagtctcctctcctgctccaacagagacagagacatctcAACATGCTCTTCTCCAGATCACATCAATCCAAAAGAG cTGTTGCAGCACTTAAACCAGGTGAACTTTACCACACCACaaggtgaaatgttttatttccaagGAGCCGACACTCCGGCAAAGTATGATCTCGTCAACTGGCAGAAAACTCCAGAGGGGCCAATGAAGCTCGTTCTGATTGGCCACGTGGACGGGTTTGATCTCCACCTTAACCAATCAGCCATTCAGTGGAGCACGGGATCCAATCAG GTGCCAGTGTCAGTGTGCAGTGAGAGCTGTCCTCCAGGCAGCCGACTGGCCAACAGGAAAGGAGAACCTGTCTGCTGCTTCGACTGTATCCTATGTGCGGAGGGAGAGATTAGCAATAAAATTG GTTCCCCTCACTGTGATCCCTGTCCGTCTGAGTTCTGGTCCAACGCTGATCGAACGGCCTGCGTCCCTCGCCagctggacttcctgtccttTAATGAAACTCTGGGCATTACCCTGACGGCAGCAGCAGTGTCTGGTGCCACGGTGACGGCTGCGGTGTTCCTGGTTTTTGTTTACTACCATCAAACACCCATG GTGCGAGCCAACAACTCAGAgctgagcttcctgctgcttctgtctctgaaGCTCTGCTTCCTTTGCTCGCTGCTGTTCATCGGTCATCCGTCAGTGTGGGCCTGTCGCTTCCAGCAGGCGGCTTTTGGGATCAGCTTCGtgctttgtgtttcctgcctGCTTGTTAAAACCATGGTGGTTCTGGCTGTTTTCCGTTCAGCTGGGCCCGGTGCTGGATCCTTGATAAAGTGGTTTGGTCTGCGGCAACAGAGAGGAAGTGTCGGCCTCTTCACCTGTATACAG GTTATCATCTGTGCCATATGGCTGTCCCTGAGCCCCCCCGTGCCTCAGCAGGATTTTGGTATccgagggtcaaaggtcaccctGAGGTGTGCAATGGCCTCTTTGGTTGGCTTCTCTCTGGTCCTGGGCTACATCGGCCTGCTGGCCTGCTCCTGCCTCTTCTTGGCTTTTCTCGCCCGGAAACTCCCTGACAACTTCAACGAGGCCAAGCTGATCACCTTCAGCATGCTGATCTTCTGCGCCGTCTGGGTTGCCTTCGTCCCAGCGTACATTAGCTCTCCTGGGAAGTACGTTGTCGCTGTGGAGATTTTTGCGATCCTTGCCTCCAGCTATGGTTTGCTGCTCTGCATTTTTGCCCCGAAATGTTTCATAATTCTCTTGAAGCCTGAGAAAAACACTAAGAAACACCTGATGGCCAGATAG